Part of the Georgenia sp. TF02-10 genome, CCTCGGCCAGCGGCGGGATCTGGTGGCGCCAGGCCCACCAGAACTGCGGGAAGGCGTGCAGCAGGACCACCAGCGGCCGGTCGGGGTCGGGCGGGCCGGCCAGGGCGACGTGGAACTGGGCGCCGTTGGCGGCCACGTCCCGGTGCTCCCAGGGGCCGGGGACGAGCACGCAGCTGGAGTCGGCGACCACGACCGGCACCGTACCGGGTGCCGCCGCCCGCCCCGCCGCGTCCCGCCCCTGCCGCCTGCCCGGCCGCGCCCGGCCGCGCCGCCCGGACCGCGCCGGCGACGGCCCGGCCGGCGGCTACAGCAGGGCCAGCAGCAGCATGTACGTGCCGGTGCCCGCGACGATGCTGAGCAGGGCGTTGCGCCGCCACAGGTGCACCGCCGCGGTGACGACGACGGCGAGGAGCTCGGGCAGCCCGTGCGGGGCGACGGTGACGTCCACCGTCGCGAGGGTGTAGACCACCAGGATCGCCATGACCCCCAGCGGCATGGTCCGGCCGAGATAACGGACCAGCCGGGACTCCCCGGTGCGGCGCAGGAGCAGGAACGGCGCCAGGCGCAGCGCGTAGGTCACCGCGAAGATGACCAGAAGGGTGAGCAGGACGTCGCCGGGGCTAACCACCGCGGCCCTCCGGTTGGTCGCCGTGCTGATCGGGCCCGGCGTCCTGCTCCGGGCCGGCGCCGTCGTGACCCGGTCCGCCAGCGTGACCCGGCCGG contains:
- a CDS encoding branched-chain amino acid transporter permease, giving the protein MVSPGDVLLTLLVIFAVTYALRLAPFLLLRRTGESRLVRYLGRTMPLGVMAILVVYTLATVDVTVAPHGLPELLAVVVTAAVHLWRRNALLSIVAGTGTYMLLLALL